The following coding sequences are from one Bacteroidota bacterium window:
- a CDS encoding adenylate/guanylate cyclase domain-containing protein yields the protein IQVVLAAMEMQQYLETIHRNHSNDGRKVWDIVVSIHTGPVMANIMGKKKVAYEIKGDTVNITSRIESCGSLNKILISVMTYELVKEFFVCEYYGKLPVKYQKDLELYTVVGIKPELSLERKGLSPTRPFRIKYGLVQFNDIQEMILDKLENELPKDLYYHNVKHTVDVVTEAELIGWGEGVTEEEILLLKTAALFHDIGHIVEYDNHELRSTEFAREYLPKFKYKEEQIETICNTILATKLPNKPQNSLEEILCDSDLDYLGRPDFIPVSSALYEELKARNRVGSFNEWNKMQLKFISSHQYFTQTARKLREVNKQKQIERLMQIIK from the coding sequence ATCCAGGTTGTCCTTGCTGCAATGGAAATGCAACAATACCTGGAAACAATTCACCGGAATCACAGTAATGACGGACGGAAAGTCTGGGATATCGTAGTAAGCATACATACAGGCCCGGTTATGGCAAATATTATGGGTAAAAAAAAGGTTGCTTATGAAATCAAGGGAGATACGGTAAATATCACCAGCCGCATTGAATCCTGCGGAAGTCTTAATAAAATCCTTATTTCTGTCATGACCTACGAACTGGTTAAAGAATTTTTTGTCTGTGAATATTACGGCAAACTGCCTGTGAAATATCAAAAAGACCTTGAACTTTACACGGTAGTTGGCATTAAACCTGAGCTTTCGCTTGAACGCAAAGGCCTGTCCCCTACCCGGCCGTTCAGGATAAAATATGGACTCGTTCAATTTAACGATATCCAAGAGATGATCCTCGACAAACTGGAAAATGAACTGCCCAAAGACTTATATTACCATAACGTAAAGCACACAGTGGATGTAGTAACCGAAGCCGAACTGATTGGATGGGGCGAAGGAGTCACCGAGGAAGAAATTCTATTACTTAAGACTGCTGCTCTTTTCCACGATATAGGCCATATCGTGGAATACGACAATCACGAATTGCGCAGTACAGAATTCGCAAGGGAATACCTTCCAAAATTCAAATACAAAGAAGAACAAATTGAAACCATCTGCAACACCATATTGGCCACCAAATTACCCAACAAACCCCAAAATTCTCTTGAAGAAATACTCTGCGATTCGGATCTCGATTATCTGGGACGGCCTGATTTTATACCTGTTTCAAGTGCCCTTTACGAAGAATTAAAAGCCAGAAACAGAGTCGGTAGCTTTAACGAATGGAATAAAATGCAACTTAAATTTATTTCTTCTCACCAATATTTCACCCAAACTGCACGGAAATTGCGCGAAGTGAACAAACAAAAACAAATTGAAAGGTTGATGCAGATCATTAAGTAA
- a CDS encoding HAD family phosphatase, giving the protein MRPNNEQFAVLFDMDGVLVDNKEVHTESWGEFCNAHHIQVTRKELESLFGKTNRDYLRYLFKREITDEEVLIYKIEKEGIYRDLFSKTIKPVKGLPTFLEELKKNGVKIAVGTSGPMDNVRFVIESTHIQGYFEAIVSEEDLKKGKPDPEVYLKAAKKVNTEPSRCIVIEDSVFGIKSGKNAGMKVIALTTTNEAEALTEADLIVKNFTELSYEKALALIN; this is encoded by the coding sequence ATGAGACCAAACAATGAACAGTTCGCAGTGCTTTTTGATATGGACGGAGTACTGGTGGACAACAAGGAAGTACATACTGAATCGTGGGGAGAATTTTGCAATGCCCATCATATCCAGGTAACACGTAAGGAACTGGAAAGCTTATTTGGAAAAACAAACAGGGATTATCTACGCTATTTATTTAAAAGAGAAATAACTGATGAAGAAGTCCTCATTTATAAAATCGAAAAAGAAGGGATTTACCGGGATCTTTTTTCAAAGACCATTAAGCCTGTAAAAGGTTTGCCTACATTTCTGGAAGAATTGAAGAAAAACGGGGTAAAAATAGCTGTTGGCACCTCCGGTCCAATGGACAATGTAAGGTTCGTAATTGAAAGTACCCATATTCAAGGTTACTTTGAAGCCATAGTCAGCGAAGAAGACTTAAAAAAAGGCAAACCAGATCCTGAAGTCTACCTGAAAGCAGCCAAAAAGGTCAACACAGAGCCAAGCCGCTGCATTGTAATTGAAGATTCTGTGTTCGGGATAAAATCAGGGAAAAATGCAGGAATGAAAGTAATCGCTTTAACCACCACTAATGAAGCTGAAGCATTGACCGAAGCTGACCTGATTGTGAAAAATTTCACTGAACTAAGTTACGAAAAAGCTTTAGCCCTGATCAACTAA